The Parus major isolate Abel chromosome 4, Parus_major1.1, whole genome shotgun sequence genome has a window encoding:
- the SMIM18 gene encoding small integral membrane protein 18 — protein sequence MATLNSTHWNETTTSISQYLGFQVQKIYPFHDNWNTACFVILIIFIFTVVSLVVLAFLYELLDCCCCVKNKTVKDLENEPNPVRAMMNSFRKRETEVV from the coding sequence ATGGCAACCCTCAACAGCACTCACTGGAATGAGACTACTACATCCATTTCCCAGTATCTGGGCTTCCAAGTGCAAAAAATTTACCCTTTCCACGACAACTGGAACACTGCCTGCTTTGTTATCCTGATCATATTCATCTTCACTGTAGTTTCTCTGGTGGTGCTGGCTTTCCTGTATGAGCTGctggactgctgctgctgtgtgaaaaacaaaactgtcaaAGACTTGGAGAACGAGCCCAATCCCGTCAGAGCAATGATGAACAGCTTCAGGAAGCGTGAAACGGAGGTGGTGTAG